A single genomic interval of Candidatus Jordarchaeales archaeon harbors:
- a CDS encoding DUF1464 family protein, with protein sequence MCGIDPGTGSWDIVGLDDEDLVLDTSIPTREVLENPSRIVKIVKSMGSLDLLVAPSGYGLPLVKLSELNEKHFFLLTLKKERETQVVGLEQVLRLLINEGFEGYVIPGVKHLPSIPPHRKVNKIDMGTSDKLCSVALALWESANDNNADYSDISFILVEMGGGFTSVIGVERGKIVDAIGGAEGCMGFMACGCMDAEVAYLLGGFEKKLIYTGGAVYIAGYEGITPEEFALMADRDERFKLAWDALIEGTVKDVMSVSASLEHFDTILLSGRLSRVEKIRNELEKRLSRFAPTRRVRGFARIAKEAAQGAALIANGLAGGSCEPLVESLGIRKASGSVLDYVYFDKIRELRRKLGA encoded by the coding sequence GTGTGTGGCATAGATCCGGGTACTGGTTCGTGGGATATCGTCGGCCTAGATGATGAAGACTTGGTTCTGGACACTTCAATACCTACCAGAGAGGTTTTGGAGAACCCTTCCCGCATTGTGAAGATTGTCAAGTCAATGGGCTCATTGGATTTGCTCGTAGCCCCGAGCGGCTACGGTCTGCCACTCGTAAAGCTCAGTGAGCTAAACGAAAAACACTTTTTTCTCCTAACGCTGAAAAAGGAGAGGGAGACACAAGTCGTAGGGTTGGAGCAGGTTTTGCGTCTTCTAATAAATGAAGGCTTTGAAGGCTACGTTATACCTGGAGTTAAACATCTCCCGTCCATCCCACCCCACAGGAAAGTTAACAAGATAGATATGGGGACATCCGACAAGCTTTGCAGCGTAGCTCTAGCCCTCTGGGAGTCCGCTAACGACAACAATGCAGACTATAGTGACATCTCGTTTATCCTGGTGGAAATGGGGGGAGGGTTTACCTCAGTAATAGGGGTAGAACGGGGAAAAATAGTGGACGCCATAGGAGGAGCTGAAGGGTGTATGGGCTTCATGGCGTGTGGCTGCATGGACGCAGAAGTAGCATACTTGCTGGGCGGCTTTGAAAAAAAGCTGATCTATACCGGTGGGGCAGTCTACATAGCTGGATACGAAGGAATCACCCCTGAAGAGTTTGCCCTCATGGCGGACAGGGATGAACGCTTCAAGCTCGCTTGGGACGCCCTTATCGAGGGAACGGTGAAAGACGTGATGTCTGTGAGCGCCTCATTAGAGCACTTCGACACAATACTTCTTTCAGGACGCCTCTCAAGGGTCGAAAAGATCAGAAACGAGTTGGAAAAGCGTCTCTCACGTTTCGCTCCAACGCGGAGAGTTAGGGGCTTCGCTAGAATAGCCAAGGAAGCAGCCCAGGGCGCCGCGCTCATAGCTAACGGGTTAGCGGGAGGAAGCTGCGAGCCCCTTGTTGAGAGCCTAGGAATAAGAAAGGCTAGTGGTTCCGTGTTGGACTACGTTTACTTTGACAAGATACGCGAGCTGAGGAGGAAGCTTGGTGCTTAG